The DNA sequence TCATTACCTAGACCGCCTTCGAGATAATCATTGCCATTACCGCCGTGGGCTTTGTCATCGCCATTTCCACCACTCACGCTATCATTCCCGTCGCCTGCTGAAATTACATCATCTCCTGCGAGACCTTTCAATTCGTCATCGCCGTCATGGCCTTTCAGGAAATCATTGAGTTCTGTACCCATGAGAATATCATCACCGTTAGTGCCCATTATACGATTATAGTCCATAGTTATCTCCTGTAATTCAAAGCTAAATATTGAGTCGAGATGAAAATAACAGTGACGATAATAAACTGAAATATATGGATAAAATTCAGATATACTTTAGATAAAAGCCGAATAAAATTCTGATAAAATTAAAAGTATATCTATGATACAGTCTCATGATGAATAGACTTATATCCAGTTTTAATTTGTTTGGGCTTTGCTTAACACTAACCCTGTTGTCTTTGTCTTCCCATGCTTTTGAAAAAGACTTTTTCAAGCGTCAACTTACCCTTGATTTTGAGTGGGAGAGGAAGGGGCGTATCTTAGTGCCTGTCACCGTTCACTCATTTGGACAGCAGCTTTTTCTTTTTGATAGCGCAGCAGGGGGGACGACCATTTACCAAGATCCAGCACGACTTGTGGGGGCTGAACGATTAATTGGGAAATCTCAGAAAATTCTGACATCAACGGGAATGGAAACAGCAAGTCTGTATAATATACGAAAGCTCTCTTTTGGGATGCGTTCACAGACATATGCTGGTCTGCCAGCCCTGAGAGAGTATAGTCAGCGAAAAGAATTCGGTGTTCTCGCGTTGGATCTTATTTTATGGCAGGTTTATGAAGTAAGTCCGAAAGAGAATAAAATTCATATTTATAAATATGCAGATCATTTCGCCAAAAAAGCAGAATGGGTCCAGCTTGAAAAGGGCACCATGGCTGGAAATGCGGTCTTTGTTAAGCTGTTGTTCAATGATCATTTGGTGGAAGCGATGGTCGATACTGGCGCCAGCACGACTATTTTAAACAGAGCAGCTTATGAGAAAATTGCGCGGCCAGATGAGGGGAGGGCAAAGAAGTATAGAAAGATTACTGGCAGTGCCAGTTCTTCTGTGGTTGGGCAAGAAGTTCTGATCGATGTGAGCTTTCACAAAGAATTAGGAACAGGCGTAAAAGATCACAAAGTACTCATCACTGATCTGCCGGCATTTTCAGCTCTTGGCTTACAAGATCAGCCAATGATTTTGCTAGGGATGGATTTGCTCTCGTCAGAGAATTTTGTTTTGGATATGCGCCATAGCCGTCTTTTTCTTAGAAGAAAATAACTTACTCATTAAATAACTTAAGTAGTTGTTTAGGGGCGTTGTTGGCGATGGACAGACTTTGAATGCCTAAAGACTGCTTTACTTGTTGCGCAGCTAAATTTGCGGCAGTGCTTGCTAGATTGGCATCCGTTAAATTACTTATCCCTGTTTCAATGGCATCAGAGCTTATTTGATTAAATGACTTGGCTTGTTCTAGTCTGTTGAAGCCGGACCCCAGATCTGAGAGAACCTGACTCACATTATTAATGGAATCTTCAATGTCAGAGACAGCGCTACTTGCGCTTGTGGAGCTCAGGATATTCTTTCCATCGCTCAGAGTAATGTTACTGCCCCCTAGAGACAAGTCCTGCTCTGAGATTGAGATGACGTCATCTCCCTTTTCATTAGATAAAGCGGTGATATCACCGCCCCCTGATACCAAGGGGTTAGTGCCGTTAAAGCCAGCGGAAGACAGAGTTGAAGTGATTTGTTCTTTAAGTACTTGAAATTCTGTATCCAAAGCCCGGCGACTATCATCATCTAAACCTGGGTCAGAAGCTTGGACAGCTTTTTCTTTTAGATCAAGTAGGAGATCTGAAACAATGCCGCCTGCAGCTAGTGAAACATCAACTGTGGAGAGCGCGCGGTCCAGCGAGTCGCTAACAGCATTTCGTCCCTGAAGGGAAGAAAAAAGCTGTTGAGCAATAGCAAAAGTCGCCGCATCATCCGCGGCACTATTTACAGATCTACCAGTCGTTAGTTCATTTTGTGTCTTATTTAACAAGCGATTAGTCGATGTTAAAGACTGTATGCCTAACGCTGATCCTGCATTGGAATTTACAGAATCTACCATATGGCTACCCAATTGTTGTTCTGGATATCAGTCCCCACCGATATCCGATTTTCAGCATGCTTATTTTAGCAAGTTTTCATGCAAATGAAAAGGATATGGACAATTTTAATCAATAAAGAAAAGAAAAATCCTCTTGAAATCTCTGCATCACTTCCCAAATAGGATATATAAGATACACGCAGTTTAAGCGTGTGCGAAGAGTGATGCTCTCTTTGAGAGGATCATAAAAATGAAGACAGGGAGATCCAACATGAGCGGTACAACTATGGCATTTTTGATCGTAGCCGTTGTAATATTAGGCAGTATCATTTCAGAGCATTTAAAAAAACAAAGACTTCAGCACAGCAATGGCCTTGATGACAAAAGTGAAGGGCGGATCAGAGAGCTGGAAGAACGCGTGGCTGTTCTTGAGAAGCTTGCAACGGATAAAAGAGTTCGTCTTGCAGATGAAATTGATAGTCTTTAAGGGTTTTACCCCCTTTTTTTCGGGTATCAGAATAAAAATTCAAGACAAATGAAATTTGCGCTTGCCTTATTTCATGGATTTGCTAGGAAAAGCGTCCGTGGTATGGGGGTATAGCTCAGCTGGTTAGAGCAGTCCGCTCATAACGGATTGGTCGGGAGTTCAAGTCTCTCTACCCCTACCACATATTCAAGCCCTGTGACTTTGTGTCGCGGGGTTTTGTTTTTTGATCTGCTCGACTAAGGATCTGAAACTTGCTTCCCTTTTAATCTCAGGAATGAAACAGCTTACCGCAAGGCAATTGATCGGCCGGATGCTCATTCTATGGTCACTTTTTTGGAGGCTTTTATGCGATTATTTATTTTATCTCTTTTCATGATTATTCATGCCATTCCCGGTTTTGCACAAGAGAAAGGGAAATATTATTTGAAATGGAATACAGATCATACAGAGCGTAAAATTGAACCGGAATTTTTGATATCTGACGCCGATTATAATCAGCACAAAGTATATTATATTGAACGTGACCGCGAGGGCAGGCTAGAAACGATCAAATTTTTCTTTTATGGAAAACCATCGAATGCTGCGGATTTCGGGGCCCATGAACTGCGTATACTTTATTTCAATGAGAAAGTCGTTCGGCAGTATTTTAATGTCGAAGGACAACGTGTATCTGGTGGAGCCGGCGCCTATGCTGAAATATATCAACTTGATTCTTCAGGGTTTTATACAAGAAAGTCATATCTGAATGCGGCAGGTGAGAAAATTGCTGATAAATACGGTGTTGCAGACTATCAAATCCTTTCAAGAGACTCACAGGGAAGAAGGGTAAGCGAACGTCATATAAATCTTTCTGGGGATGTCATCCCTGATCGCTATAATGATTTTCTTGAAACGCGCTTTACTTATGACAAGAATGATCACTTGAAAACACGCGCTGCCTATGACCTTCAAGGTAATCGGGCCCTTGGTGGCGGTGGGTATCATACGGCTTATTTTTGGTTTGATAAGAAAGCCAATTTCAATAAAGAAGAATTCAGAAATTTGGAAGAGGCGCTGGTGGTGCCTAACGATATCCACTTTGCCAAAATTGAATTTAACAATATCGACGACTTTGGACGCATCCAAGAGGTCCGATATTACGGCCCTGATAATCAGCTTTTAAAGGACAATCCAGCGATCAGTGTACTGTCTTATGATGCCCTCGGGCGCATTATAAAGCGGACATATCACTCCCCAGATATGGAATTGATGAATAACAATCGCGGTGTGGCGACCTATGTTTATTCCTATAAAGAAGATAAAACCCTCAATTTACGTCAGGGCTTTGATCATAAGGGCGTCCTCATTCCTTAAGAGTGGCCTATAACCAGTATATAGACAGCTATAGAACGAGTCGGTGACCTGTTCTAGCTGTCTTGCGTGGAAAAGTTTTAGGCGTAGGCAGCCTTTTTTTCGTACTTTCCTTTTTGCGGGCATGGCTGCGATTGAAGGTGGCTTTCAAAAAGTGATATTTATATAACATATTGTAATTAATTACTTTTATTTTAATTCTTAAGGGCGACCTGAAAAATAGTGTCTGCA is a window from the Temperatibacter marinus genome containing:
- a CDS encoding aspartyl protease family protein, producing the protein MMNRLISSFNLFGLCLTLTLLSLSSHAFEKDFFKRQLTLDFEWERKGRILVPVTVHSFGQQLFLFDSAAGGTTIYQDPARLVGAERLIGKSQKILTSTGMETASLYNIRKLSFGMRSQTYAGLPALREYSQRKEFGVLALDLILWQVYEVSPKENKIHIYKYADHFAKKAEWVQLEKGTMAGNAVFVKLLFNDHLVEAMVDTGASTTILNRAAYEKIARPDEGRAKKYRKITGSASSSVVGQEVLIDVSFHKELGTGVKDHKVLITDLPAFSALGLQDQPMILLGMDLLSSENFVLDMRHSRLFLRRK
- a CDS encoding flagellin codes for the protein MVDSVNSNAGSALGIQSLTSTNRLLNKTQNELTTGRSVNSAADDAATFAIAQQLFSSLQGRNAVSDSLDRALSTVDVSLAAGGIVSDLLLDLKEKAVQASDPGLDDDSRRALDTEFQVLKEQITSTLSSAGFNGTNPLVSGGGDITALSNEKGDDVISISEQDLSLGGSNITLSDGKNILSSTSASSAVSDIEDSINNVSQVLSDLGSGFNRLEQAKSFNQISSDAIETGISNLTDANLASTAANLAAQQVKQSLGIQSLSIANNAPKQLLKLFNE